From the genome of Acidimicrobiales bacterium:
GGCGGACCGTGGTGCCACCCCCGGCGAAGAGACCGCGCTTGGGCTCCATCACCCCAAAGGTGGCGTTGGGGCTGGCGACGCGGATGTCGACGCCCCCCAGCATCTCCATCCCACCTGCCACGCACGGCCCATTGACCGCGGCCACGATCGGCTTGTACAGCTCGACGTTGCGCAGCACCGCGTAGGTCCCGTCCGTCAGCCGACAGCCGTCGACCTCGGTCACCTCCCCCGAGCCGATCTTCTCCGCCAGCGCCGTGACCTGGGGTATGTAGGTCTTGAGGTCGGCGCCGACACAGTAGGCGTCGTCGACCCCCGTGATGATCGCCACCCAGGCCTCGGGTTCGTCCTTGAAGCGCCGCCACGCCCGGGTCAGGTCCCGGAAGTGGTACATGTCCAGCGCGTTGCGCGTCTCCGGCCGGTCGATGGTGATCACCACCACGTGGCCGTCGCGCTCCTCATAGTGGATCGGCATGCGGCCGGAGACCTCCAGGGGCTCAG
Proteins encoded in this window:
- a CDS encoding enoyl-CoA hydratase/isomerase family protein, with product MPIHYEERDGHVVVITIDRPETRNALDMYHFRDLTRAWRRFKDEPEAWVAIITGVDDAYCVGADLKTYIPQVTALAEKIGSGEVTEVDGCRLTDGTYAVLRNVELYKPIVAAVNGPCVAGGMEMLGGVDIRVASPNATFGVMEPKRGLFAGGGTTVRLPRQLAFPAAMEFLLTAEAFPAQRALELGLINEIVPREQLLDRALEWAG